The Stenotrophomonas maltophilia genome includes a region encoding these proteins:
- a CDS encoding TonB-dependent receptor plug domain-containing protein, giving the protein MTIRIPALGLAIRRALAITATTTLAVPALAQQAPEATTLDRIEITGSRIRQVDLETAQPVLTVSRADIERQGFNSVADILQNLTATGSPALSRASPLSAGEAAGGSYVNMRGLGAQRTLVLVNGKRLGMTTSGFQDISSIPAAAVERMEVLKDGASAIYGSDAMAGVVNIITRRNVQGVTANVYHGQYSEGDGARTQYDVVAGWSNDRASISVAAEHVEEKGVWARDRGFSAYTYTDGHADDGWTTVGQWGRITGFKGPGCSNSRGCSYSLDRGSQPGGPDSFHLSDNTPFTGDVSNSNEQMHLQTPIKRDSIFVDARVELNDQVRFNTQLAYNRRTTTRQIAGYPFQSGPAGITPMSADSWFNPFGSHHGYDTPSDVHWNRRTWEIPRVSTSDLTTWQAVAALEGNFEFGGRDFDWEAGYQYNRSELTQRATGNLHKQRVADATGPSFYNPATGKVECGTPDAPIAGCKPWNPLVPYGQDDPYGLTGNTELQDWLFPEELTRGRTTTRNLFANLSGSLASLPAGELGFAVGAESRREDGRFIPDALAQTGATTNLAAGPTGGGYRVDEAYLELSVPVLRDLAGARELTLSAATRYSDYSTFGGTLNSKFGFTWKPIDQLLVRGTWAQGFRAPTIANLYGGGSETFTTGFRDPCDTVHGAAASSAEVRARCAADIANADTYRQLGQGNEPITGSSGQTPLPFTNGSNPDLQPETSTSRTLGLVWSPTFAEGLHIALDWWKIRIDNTIVSDHPNDILRDCYELGIAERCSSFTRDPELGIVNKLNFGNRNSGFRQAEGYDLEIGHKVETRWGRLSADWKSTYVVNAEEKTTNEAGVPAIPSNGIATNGGIGFRVRSNASLGWEHGNLGLTWGLRYFSAVKERCLGAEDYPNECSHPDQRAPWFSGTRDYNRRGSVTFHDVQARYSLPWDATVSIGANNVFGRQGPAMYSQPSANFSYYGGFDIGRFIYMKYQQRF; this is encoded by the coding sequence GACCTGGAAACCGCACAGCCGGTGCTGACCGTCAGCCGCGCCGACATCGAGCGACAGGGCTTCAACTCCGTTGCCGACATCCTGCAGAACCTGACCGCGACCGGCAGCCCGGCATTGAGCCGCGCCAGCCCGTTGAGTGCCGGCGAAGCCGCCGGCGGCAGCTACGTGAACATGCGTGGCCTCGGTGCCCAGCGCACCCTGGTGCTGGTCAACGGCAAGCGGCTGGGCATGACCACTTCGGGTTTTCAGGACATCTCCAGCATTCCTGCCGCTGCGGTGGAACGCATGGAAGTGCTCAAGGACGGTGCCTCGGCCATCTACGGGTCCGACGCGATGGCCGGCGTGGTGAACATCATCACCCGGCGCAACGTTCAGGGTGTAACCGCCAACGTCTATCACGGCCAATACAGTGAAGGCGACGGTGCCCGTACCCAGTACGACGTGGTTGCCGGCTGGTCCAATGACCGTGCTTCCATCAGCGTTGCTGCCGAGCATGTCGAAGAAAAGGGCGTCTGGGCCAGGGACCGCGGCTTCAGTGCCTATACCTATACCGACGGCCACGCGGATGACGGCTGGACCACGGTCGGCCAATGGGGTCGCATCACCGGCTTCAAGGGCCCCGGCTGCAGCAACAGCCGGGGCTGCAGCTATTCGCTCGACCGTGGCAGCCAGCCGGGCGGACCGGACAGTTTCCACCTCAGCGACAACACACCGTTCACCGGCGATGTCAGCAACAGCAACGAGCAGATGCATCTGCAGACGCCGATCAAGCGCGATTCGATCTTCGTCGATGCGCGCGTGGAGTTGAACGACCAGGTCCGTTTCAACACCCAGCTGGCCTACAACCGGCGCACCACCACGCGCCAGATTGCCGGCTATCCCTTCCAGTCCGGCCCAGCCGGCATCACCCCGATGTCGGCCGACAGCTGGTTCAATCCGTTCGGCAGCCATCACGGCTACGACACGCCCAGCGATGTGCACTGGAACCGTCGTACCTGGGAGATTCCTCGCGTCAGCACCAGCGATCTGACCACCTGGCAGGCCGTCGCGGCGCTCGAGGGCAACTTCGAATTCGGCGGTCGCGACTTCGACTGGGAAGCGGGTTACCAGTACAACCGCAGTGAGCTGACCCAACGTGCCACCGGCAACCTGCACAAGCAGCGCGTGGCCGATGCCACCGGTCCTTCGTTCTACAACCCGGCAACCGGCAAGGTCGAATGCGGAACGCCGGATGCGCCGATCGCAGGCTGCAAACCCTGGAACCCGCTGGTTCCGTATGGCCAGGACGATCCCTATGGCCTGACCGGCAACACGGAGCTCCAGGATTGGCTGTTCCCGGAAGAACTCACCCGCGGCCGCACCACCACCCGCAACCTGTTCGCCAACCTCAGCGGCAGCCTTGCCAGCCTGCCCGCCGGTGAGCTGGGCTTCGCCGTGGGGGCCGAGAGCCGCCGCGAGGACGGCCGCTTCATCCCCGATGCGCTTGCGCAGACCGGTGCCACCACCAACCTGGCGGCAGGCCCCACCGGTGGCGGCTACCGCGTCGACGAAGCCTACCTGGAACTGAGCGTGCCGGTGCTGCGCGACCTCGCCGGCGCCCGCGAACTGACCCTCAGCGCGGCGACGCGGTACTCGGACTACTCCACCTTCGGCGGAACCCTCAACAGCAAGTTCGGCTTCACTTGGAAGCCGATCGATCAGCTGCTGGTCCGCGGCACCTGGGCACAGGGCTTCCGTGCGCCGACCATCGCCAACCTGTACGGCGGCGGCTCGGAGACGTTCACCACCGGCTTCCGCGATCCCTGCGATACGGTCCATGGCGCAGCCGCAAGCAGTGCCGAGGTCCGCGCGCGCTGTGCTGCCGACATCGCCAACGCCGACACCTACCGCCAGCTCGGCCAGGGCAATGAACCCATCACCGGCAGCAGTGGGCAGACGCCCCTGCCCTTCACCAACGGCTCCAATCCCGACCTGCAGCCGGAAACTTCGACCAGCCGCACTCTGGGCCTGGTCTGGAGCCCGACGTTCGCCGAAGGGCTTCACATCGCACTGGACTGGTGGAAGATCCGCATCGACAACACCATCGTCTCCGACCATCCCAACGACATCCTTCGCGACTGCTACGAGCTGGGTATTGCCGAGCGCTGCAGCAGCTTCACCCGCGACCCGGAGCTGGGCATCGTCAACAAACTCAACTTCGGCAACCGCAACAGCGGCTTCCGCCAGGCAGAAGGCTACGACCTGGAGATCGGCCACAAGGTCGAAACCCGCTGGGGCAGGTTGAGCGCTGACTGGAAGTCCACCTATGTGGTCAACGCCGAAGAGAAGACCACCAACGAAGCCGGCGTACCGGCCATCCCCAGCAATGGCATTGCCACCAACGGCGGCATCGGCTTCCGCGTGCGCTCCAACGCGTCGCTGGGCTGGGAGCATGGCAACCTCGGCCTGACCTGGGGCCTGCGTTACTTCTCCGCCGTCAAGGAACGCTGCCTGGGTGCGGAGGATTATCCGAACGAGTGTTCCCACCCCGACCAGCGCGCGCCGTGGTTCAGCGGTACGCGCGACTACAACCGTCGTGGATCGGTCACCTTCCATGACGTGCAGGCGCGCTACAGCCTGCCGTGGGACGCCACCGTTTCAATCGGCGCCAACAACGTCTTTGGCCGCCAGGGCCCGGCCATGTACAGCCAGCCGAGTGCCAACTTCTCCTACTACGGTGGCTTCGACATCGGCCGTTTCATCTACATGAAATACCAGCAGCGCTTCTGA